The following are encoded in a window of Ricinus communis isolate WT05 ecotype wild-type chromosome 4, ASM1957865v1, whole genome shotgun sequence genomic DNA:
- the LOC8284151 gene encoding transcription termination factor MTEF18, mitochondrial, which translates to MVLPRICKRVLKLSQMTAQLNHFLAFSPVFFEKSNPTQNPCFLLLKVRFFSSARLTHNPKISHSESTESLISLSGNRVSRTVRAEAQDVLFEYLHSTRSFSFTDADHISKNSPHFLQQLLFKIDNDKDVARSLGKFLRYNPINEFEPFFESIGLCPSELSSLLPRHLFFLTDDYLLLENFHVLCDYGIPRVKIGKMYKEAREIFRYDFGLLVLKLQAYENLSLSKTTVIKLVSCCPSLLIGSIDNNFVNFLEKLNRLGIESDHVGGYMLYKDSCNWKRMLDTMDFLDKVGYSEEQLYNLFKTNPLLVLEGSGKRVYVLFGRLLKLGLDVNEVYMLFIENPQILSAKCEKNILQALEFLLYIRMRIEEIANIIYEHMELLCSCSLKRPNSVCKELNVTKDDLCQIIREDPMKFFNLVSKSKGKSSEQILSEDQSKKRDKVAFLLRLGYVENSDEMMRALKKFRGRGDQLQERYDCLVQAGLDCNVVSSLIRHAPMVLNQTKDVIEKKIDCLTRCLGYPLTSVVAFPTYLCYDIERINHRFRMYVWLKDRGAAKPMLSLSTILACSDARFEKYFVDIHPEGPAVWKSLQNMSLTS; encoded by the coding sequence ATGGTATTACCCAGAATCTGTAAAAGGGTATTAAAACTATCCCAAATGACAGCTCAACTCAAccattttcttgcattctctcctgttttctttgaaaaatccAATCCTACACAGAACCCATGTTTTCTTCTGCTTAAAGTTCGATTCTTTTCCAGTGCTAGATTAACCCACAACCCTAAAATCTCCCATTCTGAATCAACTGAGTCACTAATTTCGCTTTCTGGTAACCGGGTCTCTCGTACCGTTAGAGCTGAGGCTCAAGATGTGCTCTTTGAGTACTTGCATTCAACTAGGAGCTTCAGCTTTACAGATGCTGATCATATTAGCAAGAATTCACCTCATTTCCTTCAACAGTTGCTCTTCAAGATTGATAATGACAAAGATGTTGCTCGCTCATTAGGTAAGTTCCTTAGGTATAATCCAATCAATGAGTTTGAACCATTTTTTGAGAGCATAGGTTTGTGCCCATCCGAGCTCTCTTCACTACTTCCGCGGCACTTGTTTTTCTTGACTGATGATTATTTATTGCTTGAGAATTTTCATGTTTTGTGTGATTATGGGATTCCTCGGGTTAAGATAGGCAAGATGTATAAGGAAGCTAGGGAGATTTTTAGATATGATTTTGGATTATTGGTCCTGAAGCTGCAGGCTTATGAAAATTTGAGTCTAAGTAAAACCACAGTCATTAAGCTTGTTAGTTGTTGCCCATCTCTATTGATTGGCTCTATTGacaataattttgttaattttcttGAGAAATTAAATAGATTGGGAATAGAGAGTGATCATGTTGGAGGGTACATGTTGTATAAGGACTCCTGTAATTGGAAGAGAATGCTGGACACTATGGATTTTCTTGATAAAGTGGGTTATAGTGAGGAACAGTTGTATAACTTGTTTAAAACAAATCCTCTGTTAGTGCTTGAAGGCTCTGGGAAGAGAGTTTATGTATTGTTTGGCCGGTTGCTCAAACTGGGTCTTGATGTGAATGAAGTTTATATGTTGTTTATAGAAAATCCACAAATTTTGTCGGCTAAGTGTGAGAAGAACATTTTGCAAGCACTAGAATTTTTGCTGTACATTAGAATGAGAATAGAAGAAATTGCCAACATTATATATGAGCATATGGAACTCTTGTGCTCATGTTCTTTGAAAAGACCTAATTCTGTTTGTAAAGAATTAAATGTTACGAAAGATGATTTATGCCAAATTATAAGGGAAGACCCAATGAAGTTCTTCAACTTGGTTTCTAAGTCAAAAGGTAAAAGCAGTGAACAGATACTGTCTGAGGATCAAAGTAAGAAACGGGATAAAGTAGCATTCTTATTGAGATTGGGGTATGTCGAAAACTCCGATGAGATGATGAGGGCTTTAAAAAAGTTCCGAGGTAGAGGAGACCAACTACAGGAGAGGTATGATTGCCTAGTACAAGCTGGTTTGGACTGCAATGTTGTCTCAAGCTTGATCAGGCATGCACCGATGGTACTTAATCAGACCAAAGATGTTATTGAAAAGAAGATTGATTGCTTGACTAGGTGTTTAGGCTACCCACTTACATCAGTGGTGGCATTCCCGACATATTTATGTTATGATATAGAAAGGATTAATCATAGGTTTAGAATGTATGTGTGGCTGAAAGACAGGGGTGCAGCAAAACCAATGTTGTCATTAAGCACCATCCTTGCTTGTTCAGATGCGcgttttgaaaaatattttgtggATATCCATCCTGAAGGTCCTGCAGTGTGGAAAAGTTTACAGAATATGTCTTTGACAAGCTAA